From one Halosimplex rubrum genomic stretch:
- a CDS encoding FAD-dependent oxidoreductase, giving the protein MTDEDVLVVGGGLAGLTAALFTARADLDTRVVSTGEPILRRNAHLENFPGFPAGVNPRLLLDSTREQAERNGVQFTDDRVERVAPLDPEDPPYSEDGDLGPDDEVSGFAVSLDDGDALTATYVVAASWSDPSYLDDLDVSMVQRGSKQFVGVDDLGRTEVDGLYAAGRLAKQYHQAVVAAGHGAQVAITLLEDSDRPFYHDWVVPEGYFTGRDRAVPPGCEEIDESERRRREDESRAAIRESVADPHPDGPTMHPSVADEE; this is encoded by the coding sequence ATGACCGACGAAGACGTACTCGTGGTCGGCGGCGGGCTGGCCGGATTGACCGCGGCGCTGTTCACCGCCCGGGCCGACCTCGACACCCGCGTCGTCTCGACCGGCGAACCGATCCTCCGGCGCAACGCCCACCTGGAGAACTTCCCGGGGTTCCCCGCCGGCGTCAACCCCAGGCTACTGCTCGACTCGACCCGCGAGCAGGCCGAGCGCAACGGGGTACAGTTCACCGACGACCGCGTCGAGCGGGTGGCCCCGCTCGACCCCGAGGACCCGCCGTACTCCGAGGACGGCGACCTCGGTCCCGACGACGAGGTGTCGGGATTCGCCGTCTCCCTCGACGACGGCGACGCGCTGACCGCCACCTACGTCGTCGCGGCGTCGTGGTCGGACCCCTCGTATCTCGACGACCTGGACGTCTCGATGGTCCAGCGCGGGTCGAAACAGTTCGTCGGCGTCGACGACCTGGGACGAACCGAGGTGGACGGGCTGTACGCCGCCGGTCGCCTGGCCAAGCAGTACCACCAGGCCGTCGTCGCCGCCGGCCACGGCGCGCAGGTGGCGATCACGCTCCTGGAGGACTCCGACCGGCCGTTCTACCACGACTGGGTCGTCCCGGAGGGCTACTTCACCGGCCGCGACCGGGCGGTCCCGCCGGGCTGCGAGGAGATCGACGAGAGCGAACGCCGCCGTCGCGAGGACGAGTCCCGGGCGGCGATTCGGGAGTCGGTCGCCGACCCCCACCCCGACGGGCCGACGATGCACCCGAGCGTCGCCGACGAGGAGTGA
- a CDS encoding cation:proton antiporter: MTELTSLRPVAAVLVSAVAIVPILASRGRPNFREFWTVLAALAKLGIVASMVPGVLAGDTYVTDFGTFVPGIRFVLRADSLGILFALLASLLWLVTSFYSMGYMRGLDEHSQTRYFAAFAGSLASAIGIAFAGNLLVLFVFYELLTVATYPLVAHDETDEARAAGRKYLTYTFGGGVAVLAGTVLVYWLTGTTAFAAGGIADLAAADPLVARVAFALLITGFGVKAALMPIHSWLPDAMVAPTPVSGLLHAVAVVKSGVFGIARVVLDVFGPDLMTELGVGTILAAIAAFTLVTSSVIALRQDNLKRRLAYSTVSQLSYIVLGLAVLHPYSLVGGLLHIPAHAFMKLTLFFCAGAIHVETHTDDISNMAGIGKRMPLTMTAFGVAALGMAGIPLVAGFVSKYFLLIGTVSAGDVVFTGALLVSGVLNIAYFWPVVYAAFFESPGEEDPKPLVEAVLGGRFGESDVATDGGSPDDSPEEAPDDGVDDHGYADDHEGQGSVDDAEAAAHIERDHGHDERLAWEHRRWTGEESTWLMLGPILFAATGSVVLGIVPDTAVFLRIVRLIVSGVTGVSV; the protein is encoded by the coding sequence CCATCGTCCCGATCCTCGCCTCCCGCGGGCGGCCGAACTTTCGGGAGTTCTGGACGGTGCTGGCGGCGCTCGCCAAGCTGGGGATCGTCGCCAGCATGGTCCCGGGCGTGCTCGCCGGCGACACCTACGTCACCGACTTCGGCACGTTCGTCCCCGGGATCCGGTTCGTCCTCCGAGCGGACTCGCTCGGGATCCTCTTCGCGTTGCTCGCGAGCCTGCTGTGGCTGGTGACCAGCTTCTACAGCATGGGCTACATGCGCGGGCTCGACGAGCACAGCCAGACCCGCTACTTCGCGGCGTTCGCCGGCAGCCTCGCGTCGGCGATCGGGATCGCCTTCGCCGGCAACCTGCTGGTGCTGTTCGTCTTCTACGAGCTGCTGACCGTCGCGACCTATCCCTTGGTCGCCCACGACGAGACCGACGAGGCCCGCGCCGCCGGCCGGAAGTACCTCACCTACACCTTCGGCGGCGGCGTCGCGGTGCTGGCCGGCACGGTGCTGGTCTACTGGCTGACCGGCACGACAGCCTTCGCCGCCGGCGGTATCGCCGACCTGGCGGCGGCCGACCCCCTCGTCGCCCGCGTCGCCTTCGCGCTGCTGATCACCGGCTTCGGCGTCAAGGCCGCGCTCATGCCGATCCACTCGTGGCTGCCCGACGCGATGGTCGCGCCGACGCCGGTCTCCGGCCTGTTGCACGCGGTCGCGGTCGTCAAGTCGGGCGTCTTCGGCATCGCCCGCGTCGTGCTGGACGTGTTCGGGCCCGACCTGATGACCGAGCTGGGGGTGGGGACGATACTGGCAGCCATCGCCGCGTTCACGCTCGTGACCTCCAGCGTCATCGCGCTCCGCCAGGACAACCTCAAGCGCCGGCTCGCCTACTCGACGGTGAGCCAGCTGTCGTACATCGTCCTCGGACTGGCGGTGTTGCACCCGTACTCGCTGGTCGGCGGACTCCTGCACATCCCCGCCCACGCGTTCATGAAGCTCACGCTGTTCTTCTGTGCGGGCGCGATCCACGTCGAGACCCACACCGACGACATCAGCAACATGGCGGGCATCGGCAAGCGTATGCCGCTGACGATGACCGCCTTCGGCGTCGCCGCGCTCGGGATGGCCGGGATCCCGCTGGTCGCCGGGTTCGTCAGCAAGTACTTCCTGCTCATCGGCACCGTCTCGGCCGGCGACGTGGTGTTCACGGGCGCGCTACTCGTCTCAGGTGTCCTCAACATCGCGTACTTCTGGCCGGTCGTCTACGCCGCCTTCTTCGAGTCGCCCGGCGAGGAGGACCCCAAACCACTCGTCGAGGCCGTCCTCGGCGGCCGCTTCGGCGAGAGTGACGTGGCCACCGACGGCGGGTCGCCGGACGATAGCCCCGAGGAAGCTCCCGACGACGGGGTCGACGACCACGGCTACGCGGACGACCACGAGGGCCAGGGATCGGTCGACGACGCCGAGGCCGCGGCCCACATCGAGCGCGACCATGGCCACGACGAGCGCCTCGCGTGGGAACACCGCCGGTGGACCGGCGAGGAGTCGACCTGGCTGATGCTCGGCCCCATCCTGTTCGCCGCGACCGGCTCCGTCGTGCTCGGGATCGTCCCCGACACCGCCGTCTTCCTGCGGATCGTGAGACTGATCGTCTCCGGCGTGACGGGGGTGAGCGTCTGA
- the coaBC gene encoding bifunctional phosphopantothenoylcysteine decarboxylase/phosphopantothenate--cysteine ligase CoaBC: MLDGVNVALGVTGSIAAVKTVELAHELRRRGASVRAVTTDAAEGIVHPWALEFATENPVVTEITGAVEHVELCGREGWADVLLVAPATANTVGKVAAAVDDTPVTTCATTALGAGVPVVVAPAMHEPMYDHPGVLDAIDRVESWGVDFVDPRVEEGKAKIATEDAIALAAARAATPDPLAGRRVVVTSGATTESIDPIRTLSNRASGKTGRAVARACYVRGADVTVVHDGEGLPYAAVESVESAAEMLDATREAVADADALVSAAAVSDYTVERRDSKIRSGAESLTLELEPTPKLVDTVREDHPDLPIVGFKAETGGEDDAIISQARSLLERAGMAFVVGNDASVMAGDRTRALLVRADDVREYEGEKSGLGARVADELAAELG; the protein is encoded by the coding sequence ATGCTGGACGGCGTCAACGTCGCGCTGGGGGTCACCGGCTCGATCGCCGCGGTGAAGACGGTCGAACTCGCCCACGAGCTGCGCCGCCGCGGCGCGAGCGTCAGGGCCGTCACCACCGACGCCGCCGAGGGGATCGTCCACCCCTGGGCGCTGGAGTTCGCCACCGAGAACCCGGTCGTCACCGAGATCACCGGCGCCGTCGAACACGTCGAACTCTGCGGCCGCGAGGGCTGGGCCGACGTGCTACTGGTCGCGCCCGCGACGGCCAACACCGTCGGCAAGGTCGCGGCGGCGGTCGACGACACGCCGGTCACCACGTGCGCGACGACGGCGCTGGGCGCGGGCGTCCCCGTCGTGGTCGCGCCGGCGATGCACGAGCCGATGTACGACCACCCCGGCGTGCTCGACGCCATCGACCGCGTCGAGTCGTGGGGCGTCGACTTCGTCGACCCCCGCGTCGAGGAGGGCAAGGCCAAAATCGCGACCGAGGACGCCATCGCGCTCGCCGCGGCGCGGGCCGCCACCCCGGACCCGCTCGCGGGCCGCCGCGTCGTCGTCACGAGCGGCGCGACCACGGAGTCGATCGACCCGATCCGGACGCTCTCGAACCGCGCGTCGGGCAAGACCGGCCGCGCCGTCGCCCGCGCCTGTTACGTCCGCGGCGCGGACGTGACCGTCGTCCACGACGGTGAGGGTCTGCCGTACGCCGCCGTCGAGTCGGTCGAATCGGCGGCGGAAATGCTCGACGCCACCCGGGAGGCGGTCGCCGACGCCGACGCGCTCGTCTCGGCGGCGGCCGTCTCCGACTACACCGTCGAGCGTCGCGACTCGAAGATCCGGTCGGGGGCGGAGTCGCTGACGCTCGAACTCGAACCGACGCCGAAGCTCGTCGACACCGTTCGCGAGGACCACCCCGACCTGCCGATCGTCGGCTTCAAGGCCGAGACCGGCGGCGAGGACGACGCCATCATCTCGCAGGCTCGGTCGCTGCTGGAGCGGGCGGGGATGGCCTTCGTCGTCGGCAACGACGCGAGCGTGATGGCCGGCGACCGCACGCGAGCCCTGCTCGTCCGCGCCGACGACGTACGCGAGTACGAGGGCGAGAAGAGCGGTCTGGGCGCCCGGGTCGCCGACGAACTCGCGGCCGAACTCGGCTGA
- a CDS encoding Na(+)/H(+) antiporter subunit D: MVDPLVPPFLPVAIAALLLPFLGRRAGHALGALASAAVVPYVWLTDAGTHLEVPLFGFRTVLYNVDGFSTLMGLIFGFIAAVAVVYSYYSDADSIQTAFALSYVAASLGAVFGGDWLSLVFFWELMAVTSTLLVWYYGGRAVRAGFRYALLHGVGGTLLLGAVVWHYDKVGSFLFSAAEAGMAGEVAPVLAALGIGVNVGFVGLHAWLPDTYPRPHIAASVFLCVFTTKTGVYGMYRAFPDGHVAIAYMGGIMAVFGATFALFQNDMRRLLSYHIQSQVGYMVAGVGIGTALGQAGAMAHVFNHILYKGLLFMTAGVVIYRTGKESLKKLGGLGREMPITAVSFAVAALSIAGFPLFNGFVSKGIVISASHYEFPEGPLVVGDFHTLELLLLIGGVGTFLSFIKFGYYAFLHGEYDGSVADANRGQAVAMVSVAALCVFYGIVDGALFAILPFDVTSDAAVGHVYETYTVDHVVEGVALAVIGLVGFVLIKKPLSKVGRVPDVDSLYNPLALYGTRALVVGVTELYAAADRAVVGLARRSTKAVTQPQATVADATGSEPDSMRAGIGTSVVLVALVAVAVLFVLLI, translated from the coding sequence ATGGTCGACCCGCTCGTTCCGCCCTTCCTCCCGGTCGCGATCGCGGCGCTGTTGCTCCCGTTCCTCGGCCGCAGGGCCGGCCACGCGCTGGGCGCCCTCGCGTCGGCCGCCGTCGTCCCCTACGTCTGGCTGACCGACGCCGGGACCCATCTGGAGGTGCCGCTGTTCGGTTTCCGGACGGTGCTGTACAACGTCGACGGCTTCTCGACGCTGATGGGCCTGATCTTCGGGTTCATCGCCGCGGTGGCGGTGGTCTACTCCTACTACAGCGACGCCGACTCGATCCAGACGGCGTTCGCGCTGAGCTACGTCGCCGCCAGCCTCGGCGCCGTCTTCGGCGGCGACTGGCTCTCGCTCGTCTTCTTCTGGGAGCTGATGGCCGTCACCAGCACGCTGCTGGTCTGGTACTACGGCGGCCGGGCGGTCCGCGCGGGCTTCCGCTACGCCCTCCTGCACGGCGTCGGCGGGACGCTCCTGCTGGGCGCCGTCGTCTGGCACTACGACAAGGTCGGATCCTTCCTCTTCTCGGCCGCCGAGGCCGGGATGGCCGGCGAGGTCGCGCCCGTCCTCGCCGCGCTCGGCATCGGCGTCAACGTCGGGTTCGTCGGCCTGCACGCCTGGCTGCCCGACACCTACCCGCGCCCGCATATCGCGGCGAGCGTCTTCCTCTGCGTGTTCACCACGAAGACCGGTGTCTACGGCATGTACCGCGCGTTCCCGGACGGCCACGTCGCCATCGCCTACATGGGCGGTATCATGGCCGTCTTCGGCGCGACGTTCGCGCTGTTCCAGAACGACATGCGCCGGCTGCTGTCCTACCACATCCAGTCCCAGGTCGGCTACATGGTCGCCGGCGTCGGCATCGGCACCGCGCTCGGCCAGGCCGGCGCGATGGCCCACGTGTTCAACCACATCCTCTACAAGGGACTCCTCTTCATGACCGCCGGCGTCGTCATCTACCGGACCGGCAAGGAGAGCCTGAAGAAGCTCGGCGGCCTCGGCCGCGAGATGCCGATCACCGCCGTCTCCTTCGCCGTCGCGGCGCTGTCGATCGCCGGGTTCCCCCTCTTCAACGGCTTCGTCAGCAAGGGGATCGTCATCTCCGCGAGCCACTACGAGTTCCCGGAGGGACCGCTCGTCGTCGGCGACTTCCACACGCTGGAGCTGCTCCTCCTGATCGGTGGCGTCGGCACCTTCCTCTCCTTTATCAAATTCGGTTACTACGCGTTCCTCCACGGCGAGTACGACGGCAGCGTCGCCGACGCCAACCGCGGCCAGGCCGTCGCGATGGTCAGCGTCGCCGCGCTGTGTGTCTTCTACGGGATCGTCGACGGCGCGCTGTTCGCGATCCTCCCCTTCGACGTGACCAGCGACGCCGCCGTCGGCCACGTCTACGAGACCTACACCGTCGACCACGTCGTCGAGGGCGTCGCGCTGGCCGTTATCGGCCTCGTCGGGTTCGTCCTTATCAAGAAGCCCCTGTCGAAGGTCGGGCGGGTCCCCGACGTCGACAGCCTGTACAACCCCCTGGCGCTGTACGGCACCCGCGCGCTCGTCGTCGGCGTCACGGAGCTGTACGCCGCGGCCGACCGCGCCGTCGTCGGCCTCGCCCGGCGCTCGACGAAGGCGGTCACGCAACCGCAGGCGACCGTCGCGGACGCCACCGGTTCGGAGCCCGACTCGATGCGGGCCGGTATCGGCACCAGCGTCGTGCTCGTCGCGCTCGTCGCCGTCGCCGTGCTGTTCGTCCTGCTGATCTGA
- a CDS encoding glycosyltransferase family 87 protein codes for MSLLTRLWARRRERPALVAVAALLLASLLVYPVVDWWLRATVEFASDFRFGDFGAYTGAVDRWQDGSSLYRRTDDGGFWGTYLYPPVVVLLFWPFEALLAFRDGAMAWLLASGVFLWAGLQALVAALGYDLRWHERLGLAALLAGFHPALLTAKLGQTALFMGGLLSFAAAALVRDGRGAGGGSEIGTRGDDGSLRGSPWPLLAGAATAVVGVVKFAYAPIGAHLLHDRRRLVGALLAVPPVVWLSIRFFGAEAHLTYLNVLRWGVSQGSGGARSPTLWLAPYYKPLAWLPGAQACRVAVSFGVAALAVLAPPRARRTVFALGVAAFPLLTPQTYTYYFVALLPVAVLLLAEELDRDGYPELVLVGVLCLHLHAYGLRFLVLTVPNTVPAFEALRPAYLLLQPGLWGNALLVGLAAVRVVQAADPSTDLLPVGEPSTAGATEGD; via the coding sequence ATGTCGCTGCTGACGCGGTTGTGGGCGCGCCGCCGCGAGCGCCCGGCGCTGGTCGCCGTCGCCGCCCTCCTGCTGGCGTCGCTGCTGGTCTACCCGGTCGTCGACTGGTGGCTGCGGGCGACGGTCGAGTTCGCGTCGGACTTCCGGTTCGGCGACTTCGGCGCCTACACCGGCGCCGTCGACCGCTGGCAGGACGGGTCGTCGCTCTACCGGCGGACCGACGACGGCGGGTTCTGGGGCACGTACCTCTACCCGCCGGTGGTCGTCTTGCTGTTCTGGCCCTTCGAGGCGCTGCTGGCGTTCCGCGACGGAGCGATGGCCTGGCTGCTCGCGAGCGGCGTCTTCCTGTGGGCGGGCCTGCAGGCGCTGGTCGCCGCGCTGGGCTACGACCTGCGGTGGCACGAACGGCTCGGGCTGGCGGCGCTGCTCGCCGGCTTCCACCCCGCGCTCTTGACCGCGAAGCTCGGCCAGACCGCGCTGTTCATGGGCGGGCTGCTCTCGTTCGCCGCCGCGGCGCTGGTCCGGGACGGGCGCGGAGCCGGCGGCGGCTCCGAAATCGGCACCCGCGGTGACGACGGCTCCCTCCGCGGCTCGCCCTGGCCGCTGCTCGCCGGCGCCGCCACCGCGGTCGTCGGCGTCGTCAAGTTCGCATACGCCCCGATCGGCGCGCACCTGCTCCACGACCGCCGGCGGCTGGTCGGCGCCCTGCTCGCGGTCCCGCCGGTCGTCTGGCTGTCGATACGCTTCTTCGGCGCCGAGGCGCACCTGACCTACCTCAACGTGCTCCGCTGGGGGGTCTCCCAGGGGAGCGGCGGCGCCCGCTCGCCGACGCTGTGGCTCGCGCCGTACTACAAACCGCTGGCGTGGCTCCCCGGGGCGCAGGCGTGCAGAGTCGCCGTCTCGTTCGGCGTCGCCGCCCTCGCCGTCCTCGCGCCGCCGCGGGCGCGGCGGACGGTGTTCGCGCTCGGCGTCGCGGCGTTCCCCCTCCTGACCCCCCAGACGTACACCTACTACTTCGTCGCGCTGCTGCCGGTCGCCGTCCTCTTGCTGGCCGAGGAACTCGACCGCGACGGCTACCCGGAACTGGTCCTGGTCGGCGTCCTCTGCCTCCACCTCCACGCCTACGGGCTGCGCTTCCTGGTCCTCACGGTCCCGAACACCGTCCCCGCGTTCGAGGCGCTCAGACCCGCGTATCTGCTCCTCCAGCCCGGGCTGTGGGGCAACGCCCTCCTCGTCGGCCTCGCGGCCGTCCGGGTGGTCCAGGCCGCGGACCCGTCGACGGACCTCCTCCCGGTCGGCGAGCCGTCGACCGCCGGAGCGACCGAGGGCGACTGA
- a CDS encoding SAM-dependent methyltransferase produces the protein MAHWTDEAFRENSGVFRRHLEDRVDAAAEETDDLLALLGDRGIEPASALDVACGIGRHAVELGDRDIAVRGIDISEPYLDRARERVADRGVGDAVTLERADMRDLAGRDGEYDLVYNLWTSFGYYDEETNRAVLAGMYERVADGGALVLELVNREGVLAEFRPAAVPEVADALVVESVEYDPETARMETTRRVFAETDGGYDYEGEMVYDVRLYAPAELAALCRRAGFESVSLYAGLGGEPLERESTRLVVVAEP, from the coding sequence ATGGCCCACTGGACCGACGAGGCCTTCCGCGAGAACTCCGGGGTGTTCCGCCGCCACCTCGAAGACCGCGTCGACGCCGCCGCCGAGGAGACCGACGACCTGCTCGCCCTGCTGGGCGACCGCGGGATCGAACCGGCGTCGGCGCTGGACGTGGCCTGCGGCATCGGCCGCCACGCGGTCGAACTCGGCGACCGCGACATCGCGGTCCGGGGGATCGACATCTCCGAACCCTATCTCGACCGGGCGCGCGAACGGGTCGCCGACCGCGGCGTCGGCGACGCGGTGACGCTCGAACGCGCCGATATGCGCGACCTCGCCGGGCGCGACGGCGAGTACGACCTCGTCTACAATCTCTGGACCTCCTTCGGCTACTACGATGAGGAGACCAACCGCGCAGTCCTCGCGGGGATGTACGAGCGGGTGGCCGACGGCGGCGCGCTGGTCCTCGAACTTGTCAACCGCGAGGGAGTACTCGCGGAGTTCCGGCCGGCCGCCGTCCCCGAGGTCGCCGACGCCCTCGTCGTCGAATCCGTCGAGTACGACCCCGAGACAGCCCGCATGGAGACGACCCGCCGCGTCTTCGCGGAGACCGACGGGGGCTACGACTACGAGGGGGAGATGGTGTACGACGTGCGGCTGTACGCGCCCGCCGAACTCGCGGCGCTGTGTCGCCGTGCGGGCTTCGAGTCCGTCTCGCTGTACGCCGGCCTCGGCGGCGAACCGCTCGAACGGGAGTCGACGCGGCTGGTCGTCGTCGCCGAGCCCTGA
- a CDS encoding DUF7269 family protein, giving the protein MNAPPSVGPDRDPRPRSLDIDSDRVLGGRRVRLAAAAVGALAFATALALVAGAGGQRFADAVDAVVWPARPLVYFVAHFALVLGAWSLWRGRSTDDGADVSLPARGDADGSEDRLVGDAVDEVLDALGDPETTDSGWRRSDVEARIRDLAVEVLRETGTDDAEAALETGEWTDDPRAAAYLGDDVPLSVRVRVADWASGAPYRRRVEATVAELSAVAGVEAEVGEP; this is encoded by the coding sequence ATGAACGCGCCGCCGTCGGTCGGACCGGACCGCGACCCTCGCCCGAGGAGTCTGGACATCGACTCCGACCGCGTGCTCGGCGGGCGGCGGGTCCGGCTGGCCGCGGCCGCGGTCGGCGCCCTCGCGTTCGCGACGGCGCTCGCGCTGGTCGCGGGCGCCGGCGGGCAGCGCTTCGCCGACGCGGTCGACGCGGTCGTCTGGCCGGCTCGCCCGCTCGTGTACTTCGTCGCCCACTTCGCGCTCGTCCTCGGCGCCTGGTCGCTGTGGCGCGGCCGCTCGACCGACGACGGGGCCGACGTTTCGCTCCCCGCCCGGGGCGACGCCGACGGGTCCGAAGACCGGCTGGTCGGCGACGCCGTGGACGAGGTGCTCGACGCGCTCGGCGACCCGGAGACCACCGACAGCGGGTGGCGGCGCAGCGACGTGGAGGCCCGGATCCGCGACTTGGCGGTCGAGGTGCTCCGTGAGACCGGAACCGACGACGCCGAGGCCGCGCTGGAGACCGGCGAGTGGACGGACGACCCGCGCGCGGCGGCCTACCTCGGCGACGACGTGCCGTTGTCGGTCCGGGTGCGAGTCGCCGACTGGGCCAGCGGCGCTCCCTACCGTCGGCGGGTCGAGGCGACCGTCGCGGAGCTGTCCGCCGTCGCCGGCGTCGAGGCGGAGGTGGGCGAGCCGTGA
- a CDS encoding DUF58 domain-containing protein: protein MSDTRPGTTDERDPAEATDGQDPAEATDGQDPTEATDGQEPSDAAVDTDGPAAETEDVDEPGDAGAGGIDDADADPVDADSEPAADTAVEADGETEPSITGDGSGVTLAATTGAETTATGVENRWVAGVVFALASVALGVFLSNTGLFLASIVGLVYAAYASLSRPPSPSLVAKRRVEPADPSPGDRVAVTVRVENAGDVPLADVRVADDPPAELDVVDGDARGAGTVEPGDHLAVEYELGASRGKHEFGDVTAVARSAAGEAVRRTTFEAGQSMVCHAAVDSLPLAAQTGIGAGRVETDSGGEGVEFYATRDYAPGDSASRVDWNRYASTGELTTVTYRESKAATVVFVVDGRLQRRAAPGEPDARDLCGYAAVRLADDLLDQGTQVGASVLSTAGAGYFETRGALEPATGTEQSLRLRALLRTKLGVTVDDLGTAVGRSFAVATGDAEAAGRSGRSGGGRGLLDGRHRLTDEVPAGAQVVFVSPLLDDGAVRAVERLVAHEHATTVVSPDLTGRESVGAVVDRLRRAARVRSVTGARRARVVDWSPDEPLQIAVDRAAARWER, encoded by the coding sequence GTGAGCGACACGCGTCCCGGGACGACCGACGAGCGGGACCCGGCCGAGGCGACCGACGGTCAGGACCCGGCTGAGGCGACCGACGGTCAGGACCCGACTGAGGCGACCGACGGCCAGGAACCGTCCGATGCGGCCGTCGACACCGACGGACCGGCCGCGGAGACCGAGGATGTCGACGAGCCCGGCGATGCGGGCGCCGGCGGGATCGACGATGCGGACGCCGACCCGGTCGACGCCGACTCGGAACCGGCGGCCGACACGGCGGTCGAGGCCGACGGGGAGACGGAGCCGTCGATCACGGGCGACGGGTCGGGCGTGACGCTGGCGGCGACGACGGGCGCGGAGACGACCGCGACGGGCGTCGAGAACCGCTGGGTCGCCGGCGTGGTCTTCGCGCTGGCGTCGGTGGCGCTGGGGGTCTTCCTGTCGAACACCGGTCTCTTCCTCGCATCGATCGTCGGGCTCGTCTACGCGGCGTACGCGTCGCTGTCGCGGCCGCCGTCGCCGTCGCTGGTCGCGAAGCGCCGCGTCGAGCCGGCCGACCCGTCCCCGGGCGACCGGGTCGCGGTGACGGTGCGGGTCGAGAACGCCGGGGACGTGCCGCTGGCGGACGTGCGCGTCGCCGACGACCCGCCCGCGGAGCTCGACGTGGTCGATGGCGACGCCCGTGGGGCGGGGACGGTCGAACCCGGCGACCATCTCGCGGTCGAGTACGAACTCGGCGCCTCCCGCGGCAAACACGAGTTCGGTGACGTGACGGCCGTCGCGCGCAGCGCCGCCGGCGAGGCGGTCAGGCGGACGACCTTCGAGGCCGGCCAGTCGATGGTCTGTCACGCGGCGGTCGACTCGCTGCCGCTGGCCGCCCAGACGGGGATCGGCGCGGGCCGCGTCGAGACGGATTCGGGCGGCGAGGGGGTAGAGTTCTACGCTACTCGCGACTACGCGCCGGGTGACTCCGCCAGCCGCGTCGACTGGAACCGCTACGCGTCGACGGGCGAGCTGACGACGGTCACCTACCGCGAGTCCAAGGCCGCGACCGTCGTGTTCGTCGTCGACGGCCGACTCCAGCGCCGGGCCGCACCGGGCGAGCCGGACGCGCGGGACCTCTGTGGGTACGCCGCGGTCAGGCTCGCGGACGACCTCCTCGACCAGGGGACCCAGGTCGGGGCGTCGGTGCTCTCGACGGCCGGCGCCGGCTACTTCGAGACGCGCGGGGCGCTCGAACCCGCGACCGGGACCGAGCAGTCGCTGCGGCTGCGAGCGCTGTTGCGCACGAAACTCGGCGTCACGGTCGACGACCTGGGCACGGCGGTCGGGCGCTCGTTCGCGGTGGCGACCGGCGACGCCGAGGCGGCCGGCCGCTCCGGCCGGTCCGGCGGTGGCCGGGGGCTGCTCGACGGCCGGCACCGACTGACCGACGAGGTCCCCGCCGGCGCGCAGGTCGTCTTCGTCTCGCCGCTGCTGGACGACGGCGCGGTCCGCGCGGTCGAGCGGCTGGTCGCACACGAACACGCGACGACCGTCGTCAGCCCCGACCTGACCGGCCGGGAGTCGGTCGGCGCGGTCGTCGACCGGCTCCGCCGAGCCGCTCGCGTCCGCTCGGTGACCGGCGCCCGCCGGGCGCGCGTCGTCGACTGGTCGCCCGACGAACCGCTCCAGATCGCGGTCGACCGCGCGGCCGCGAGGTGGGAGCGATGA